The Pristiophorus japonicus isolate sPriJap1 chromosome 3, sPriJap1.hap1, whole genome shotgun sequence genome has a segment encoding these proteins:
- the LOC139256185 gene encoding monocarboxylate transporter 12-like translates to MEVRDDALVAVGSSGVEMGTAKKIPELNLDQWTGMWQPLDSTAWPPLNGDVDALVVYFDQFLVLVHIAANVTLFWISRCFSIFFVEFQNYFAQDYAMTAWIHSTVDCTTMVFAPVGSIISNRYSTRVAVIVGGVLASAGLILSSFATCLEYLYLSLGVLTGCGYALAYSPAIAIVGKYFCKRKAMAYGLAMSGSGIGTFVLAPVVQLLIEQYSWRGALLILGGLVANICVCGALLRPLTLVEDLSNSTVSSMASRKPSEESSYKTQREDPQLPCPSADSNFIGKGCGNKQPCGCCPSYKEYAFLLTPDFLVFGVSLLFLAYGCNTPFVHLVPYAVSSGVSQQQAAFLMSILGIIDIVGNISFGWLADRRWLKKYRKYCYILTIGLDGLCSLFIPILRSFPLLVPYAVLYGYFDGAYVALIPVITSDIAGNAFLSSALGIVYFIHGIPYLIGPPIAGWLVDTTGNYTAAFLVSGLSMIFSSVLMITVNQMRSCRNSAAVQTTVIESDPTTITFQTASPDQI, encoded by the exons ATGGAGGTGCGGGATGACGCTCttgtggcagtcggcagcagcggggtggaaatggGGACAGCcaaaaaaatccccgagctgaatttggaccAATGGACTGGAATGTGGCAGCCACTCGATTCCACCGCATGGCCGCCGCTAAATGGCG ATGTTGATGCACTTGTTGTATATTTTGACCAATTTCTGGTTTTAGTTCACATAGCTGCTAACGTAACGTTGTTTTGGATTTCTAGGTGCTTCTCCATATTTTTTGTGGAGTTCCAGAATTATTTTGCTCAGGATTATGCAATGACGGCATGGATACACTCCACTGTCGACTGCACTACAATGGTGTTCG CACCTGTTGGAAGTATTATTAGCAATCGGTATTCCACTAGAGTGGCAGTGATTGTTGGAGGAGTGTTAGCTTCTGCTGGCCTCATTCTCAGCTCATTTGCTACTTGCCTGGAGTACCTGTATCTATCACTGGGAGTCCTGACTG GTTGTGGATATGCTCTAGCTTATTCTCCAGCCATAGCTATTGTGGGGAAGTACTTCTGTAAAAGAAAAGCTATGGCTTATGGGTTGGCCATGTCAGGAAGTGGAATTGGGACTTTTGTTTTAGCCCCAGTGGTTCAGCTGCTGATTGAACAGTACTCTTGGCGTGGAGCGTTACTCATCCTTGGAGGCCTTGTAGCTAATATTTGCGTCTGTGGTGCCCTGCTCCGGCCCCTCACTCTTGTAGAGGATCTGTCCAATTCCACCGTAAGCAGTATGGCGAGCAGAAAGCCTTCTGAGGAAAGCAGCTATAAAACACAACGTGAAGACCCTCAACTGCCTTGCCCTTCTGCAGATTCAAACTTCATCGGAAAAGGCTGTGGTAACAAGCAGCCCTGTGGCTGTTGTCCGTCGTATAAAGAATACGCCTTCCTCCTGACGCCAGACTTCCTTGTATTTGGTGTATCGTTGCTGTTCTTGGCCTATGGCTGCAACACTCCTTTTGTGCATCTTGTACCATACGCGGTAAGCTCTGGGGTCAGCCAGCAACAAGCGGCCTTTTTAATGTCAATACTAGGCATCATAGACATTGTTGGGAATATTTCATTTGGCTGGCTAGCGGACAGAAG GTGGTTGAAGAAGTATCGCAAATACTGTTACATTTTAACCATTGGGCTGGATGGTCTCTGCTCTCTGTTCATTCCCATTCTGAGATCTTTTCCACTCCTTGTTCCCTATGCAGTTCTTTATGGATACTTTGATGGGGCTTATGTTGCTCTTATCCCAGTAATAACATCAGATATAGCAGGAAATGCTTTCCTGTCCTCTGCTCTGGGAATAGTTTACTTTATTCATGGGATACCCTATCTTATTGGCCCACCAATCGCAG gtTGGTTGGTGGATACAACAGGAAATTATACCGCAGCCTTCCTGGTCAGTGGGTTGTCCATGATATTCAGCTCCGTGTTGATGATTACTGTCAATCAGATGAGGAGCTGCAGAAATTCAGCTGCCGTTCAAACCACCGTCATAGAGTCAGATCCTACCACTATAACTTTTCAGACTGCATCACCTGATCAGATATAA